A genomic stretch from Coffea arabica cultivar ET-39 chromosome 10c, Coffea Arabica ET-39 HiFi, whole genome shotgun sequence includes:
- the LOC140015947 gene encoding uncharacterized protein, with protein MPWCIGGDFNAIVGAHEKRGGKPFSMSEGMEFLAFMEKAEVFDAGFSGSSFTWCNNRKDRAKIWKRLDRLLINGACADVASAISVVHLARHPSDHAPMKISFALRFDSRPQPFRFLNVWTSRASLLEVIRATWGTAVQGSPLRVLCSKLVASRRAIQQWNKNHFGSIGTAVKEAEVGLERVEGGVPNDASEEASEELHKAQAELNRALAIEEQF; from the coding sequence ATGCCTTGGTGTATTGGGGGTGACTTTAACGCTATAGTGGGTGCACATGAGAAGCGAGGGGGGAAACCTTTCTCTATGTCAGAAGGGATGGAGTTCTTGGCCTTCATGGAGAAGGCTGAGGTGTTTGATGCAGGGTTCTCGGGGTCGAGTTTCACATGGTGTAACAATCGGAAGGACAGGGCAAAAATTTGGAAACGCCTGGATAGGTTGCTCATTAATGGTGCGTGTGCGGATGTGGCCTCGGCGATTTCAGTTGTCCATCTAGCGCGACACCCATCGGACCATGCTCCGATGAAAATCTCTTTTGCTTTGAGGTTTGATAGCAGACCTCAGCCCTTCAGATTTTTGAATGTATGGACATCCCGGGCAAGTCTCCTGGAGGTCATTCGGGCAACATGGGGCACAGCAGTACAAGGCTCCCCGCTTAGAGTTTTGTGCTCAAAATTGGTAGCTTCCCGGAGGGCTATTCAACAGTGGAATAAAAATCATTTTGGCAGTATTGGGACCGCTGTTAAGGAGGCGGAAGTTGGGTTGGAAAGGGTGGAGGGAGGCGTGCCAAATGATGCCTCTGAGGAGGCGTCGGAGGAGCTTCACAAGGCGCAAGCAGAATTGAACCGAGCATTGGCGATTGAAGAGCAATTTTGA
- the LOC140015948 gene encoding uncharacterized protein yields the protein MIHRVKTSEGTWVDKDDDIAQEAIKYFSDLFTGSLDTGLDELGHLVSPMVMDDESNRLAEVPDMEEVCQLVFDMDGESAAGPYGFTGKFFTFAWDIIAQDVHRAVVSFFCGSDLPRFITSTSIVLLHKVANPQDFSKFRPISLYNLFNKLLSRILVGRLASVVPRIISPQQTGFVKGLSITDNYLLAQELMVDIGKKGLNALPLRRGFVGFRVPTGCPVVTYLAFADDVLIFTNESASALKRTMQVLEAYQQSLGQLVNVQKSGYLVYKGLSSARQRVIERITQFARQEFSIRYLGFPLYTGRCKAAYFEEVELAMVWLVNSGSCDFWYDNWLGSGGLCLKTQVYSALTFWDFITKGEWNGQLFGQYLALELTRQILQHPVPKGVGRDEVVWSLTALGRFTLASAFQDVRQARSVSVLHSQLLVGKLSLVDALWRVGVQVVSKCVCYHEGVTEVLEHVFSEGQVAVGVWEYFGIICGVARRGFSLRAWLTAWWMSTPRSDERRLLFTILPSFICWHIWKAWNKAYYEGVRMYVARLYEWSRVKPPRYSVQLVGWKVKVAGTLTLNTDGCSKGNSGVSGGGGVLRDAVGVPYFAFSASFRDGSSLRAEALAPATGLRLCLQKGFTNINIQVNSLLLVGILQRRLPCPWVIRREVDEI from the exons ATGATCCATCGGGTAAAGACCTCTGAGGGGACGTGGGTGGACAAAGATGATGACATAGCACAAGAGGCTATCAAATACTTCTCTGACCTCTTCACAGGTTCTTTGGATACAGGTCTGGATGAGTTGGGGCATCTAGTTTCGCCAATGGTCATGGATGATGAGAGTAATAGGTTGGCGGAAGTGCCTGACATGGAAGAAGTTTGCCAACTGGTGTTTGACATGGACGGGGAGAGTGCTGCAGGCCCATATGGATTTACAGGAAAATTCTTCACTTTTGCATGGGATATCATTGCGCAAGATGTGCATAGGGCTGTGGTGAGTTTCTTTTGTGGGAGTGATTTGCCGAGATTCATTACTTCCACTTCAATTGTGTTGTTGCATAAAGTAGCGAACCCCCAGGACTTCTCGAAGTTCAGACCGATTAGCCTCTACAACCTTTTCAACAAACTTTTGTCCAGGATTTTGGTAGGTAGGTTGGCCTCGGTGGTGCCGAGAATTATTTCTCCTCAGCAGACGGGATTCGTCAAGGGCCTGTCTATAACGGACAACTATTTGTTGGCTCAGGAATTGATGGTAGACATAGGCAAGAAG GGCCTAAATGCTCTACCTTTGCGGCGGGGGTTTGTGGGGTTTAGAGTCCCCACAGGGTGCCCTGTCGTGACGTACCTCGCTTTTGCAGATGATGTGCTCATATTTACTAACGAGTCGGCATCTGCTTTAAAGCGAACTATGCAAGTGCTTGAGGCGTACCAGCAATCATTGGGCCAACTAGTTAATGTTCAAAAGAGTGGTTATTTGGTTTATAAGGGTCTCTCCTCAGCGCGACAACGGGTAATTGAGCGGATCACACAATTTGCAAGGCAGGAGTTCTCAATTCGTTATCTTGGCTTCCCTTTGTATACGGGTAGATGCAAAGCAGCGTATTTCGAAGAG GTAGAATTAGCCATGGTCTGGTTGGTGAACAGTGGGTCCTGTGATTTCTGGTATGACAACTGGCTTGGCAGTGGAGGTTTGTGTCTAAAGACTCAGGTGTACTCAGCTCTCACCTTCTGGGATTTCATCACAAAAGGGGAATGGAATGGCCAGTTGTTCGGACAATATCTCGCACTAGAGCTCACTCGTCAGATACTGCAACACCCGGTCCCGAAGGGAGTCGGCCGCGATGAGGTGGTTTGGTCCTTGACAGCTTTAGGAAGGTTCACATTGGCGTCGGCATTTCAGGATGTTCGTCAGGCTCGTAGCGTTTCTGTGCTTCACTCGCAA TTGCTCGTGGGGAAACTGTCTCTAGTTGATGCCTTGTGGAGGGTGGGAGTTCAAGTGGTTTCCAAGTGTGTGTGCTACCATGAGGGGGTGACGGAAGTGCTGGAGCATGTTTTCTCGGAAGGTCAGGTGGCGGTGGGAGTATGGGAATACTTTGGAATCATCTGTGGGGTTGCTCGAAGAGGGTTTTCGCTTCGGGCTTGGTTAACGGCTTGGTGGATGTCGACTCCTCGGTCGGATGAACGACGGCTCCTTTTCACAATTCTTCCCAGCTTCATATGCTGGCACATTTGGAAGGCATGGAATAAAGCATACTATGAAGGGGTTCGAATGTACGTGGCAAGA TTATACGAGTGGTCTCGGGTTAAACCACCTCGGTATTCGGTCCAGTTAGTGGGGTGGAAGGTGAAGGTGGCGGGAACGCTAACTTTGAATACTGATGGGTGTTCCAAGGGCAACTCAGGAGTGAGTGGTGGTGGGGGAGTACTGCGGGATGCAGTAGGGGTTCCTTACTTTGCCTTCTCGGCGTCCTTCAGGGACGGTTCGAGCCTACGTGCTGAGGCTTTGGCACCGGCGACGGGGCTTCGATTGTGCCTGCAGAAGGGGTTTACCAACATCAACATACAGGTCAATTCTCTTCTCCTAGTTGGGATTCTGCAGCGCCGCCTTCCCTGCCCGTGGGTGATACGAAGAGAGGTGGATGAGATTTAG